Proteins encoded by one window of Candidatus Nitrosocosmicus hydrocola:
- a CDS encoding DUF1326 domain-containing protein encodes MTSALNQIPAWTFKADYVETCNCDYGCPCNFNGFPSNGFCRALVLFHLRSGTYGDVSLDGIDVICAFSWLKAIHEGNGTGQLFISKNTTGEQRNAVISIFSGQAKGEGPFALFAGTFKFFLDPQFVDIQTNIDGKKSSFSVPGILEVQSESFVNPVTGEEQDTKIQLPKGFIWKLADAAKTKIMKITTPNLNFDHSDKNSLYSVIEYRGP; translated from the coding sequence ATGACCTCTGCACTAAATCAGATTCCGGCATGGACTTTTAAAGCAGATTATGTCGAAACTTGTAATTGTGATTATGGATGTCCATGTAATTTCAATGGATTTCCATCTAACGGTTTCTGTAGAGCATTAGTACTGTTTCACCTTCGCTCTGGAACCTATGGAGATGTGAGTCTAGACGGTATTGATGTGATATGCGCATTTTCTTGGCTTAAAGCAATTCATGAAGGAAATGGTACAGGCCAACTATTTATTTCAAAAAATACAACTGGAGAACAAAGAAATGCAGTAATATCAATTTTTTCAGGTCAGGCCAAAGGTGAAGGTCCGTTTGCACTATTCGCAGGAACATTCAAATTTTTCTTAGATCCTCAATTTGTTGATATTCAAACTAATATAGATGGTAAAAAAAGCAGTTTTTCCGTTCCAGGTATCTTAGAAGTACAATCTGAAAGCTTTGTTAATCCTGTTACTGGAGAAGAGCAGGATACAAAAATACAACTACCTAAAGGTTTCATTTGGAAACTTGCTGACGCTGCAAAAACCAAAATAATGAAAATAACAACCCCAAATCTTAATTTTGACCACTCGGATAAAAACTCGCTTTATTCTGTAATTGAATATAGAGGACCTTAA
- a CDS encoding Lrp/AsnC family transcriptional regulator: MGRPSIHLNRGQIDFDSINIKILENIIINPDIKSAEIAKKINIPLSTVQRRRSRIENSTMLQKKFEIDTKKIGLRTADMLIKVTKGQIESVAGEIAKLHSKSVLEISIRIGQLDFNLVVKVVYKDSDEIYDIIKTVNTFDYVESVQWSEIVKIILRKENGLVENLLELSK; encoded by the coding sequence CAGCATTAACATAAAGATTCTTGAAAACATAATAATAAACCCCGATATTAAATCTGCAGAAATTGCAAAAAAGATCAACATTCCATTGTCGACTGTCCAGAGGAGAAGGTCTAGAATTGAAAATTCTACCATGCTACAAAAGAAATTTGAAATTGATACTAAGAAGATTGGATTAAGAACTGCAGACATGTTAATAAAGGTAACAAAAGGCCAGATTGAAAGTGTGGCAGGTGAAATTGCGAAACTTCATTCTAAAAGTGTTTTAGAAATATCTATAAGAATAGGTCAGTTGGATTTTAATTTGGTTGTCAAAGTAGTTTACAAAGATAGTGACGAAATTTATGATATAATAAAGACCGTAAATACATTTGATTATGTTGAAAGTGTCCAGTGGTCTGAAATAGTAAAAATAATATTAAGAAAAGAAAACGGTCTGGTTGAAAACCTACTCGAACTTTCAAAGTAA